In a genomic window of Sus scrofa isolate TJ Tabasco breed Duroc chromosome 4, Sscrofa11.1, whole genome shotgun sequence:
- the SEMA6C gene encoding semaphorin-6C isoform X4, whose translation MPRTPYFMPLLLLLLLLSLPHTQAAFPQDPLPLLTSDLQGISPLSWFRGLEDDAVVAELGLDFQRFLTLNRTLLVAARDHVFSFDLQAQEEGEGLVPNKYLTWRSQDMENCAVRGKLTDECYNYIRVLVPWNSQTLLACGTNSFSPMCRSYGITSLQQEGEELSGQARCPFDATQSNVAVFAEGSLYSATAADFQASDAVVYRSLGPQPPLRSAKYDSKWLREPHFVHALEHGDHVYFFFREVSVEDARLGRVQFSRVARVCKRDMGGSPRALDRHWTSFLKLRLNCSVPGDSTFYFDVLQALTGPVNLYGRSALFGVFTTQTNSIPGSAVCAFYLDDIERGFEGKFKEQRSLDGAWTPVSEDRVPSPRPGSCAGVGVAALFPSSRDLPDDVLTFIKAHPLLDPAVPPATHQPLLTLTSRALLTQVAVDGMAGPYRNTTVLFLGSSDGTVLKVLPPGGQSGAHEPILLEEIDAYSPSRCSGKRAAQTARRVIGLELDTEGHRLFVAFSGCIIYLPLSRCARHGACRRSCLASQDPYCGWDSSRGCVDIRGPGGTDVDPAGKQESMEVDDCQDGATGSQSGTGDSTYVLLGRDPSPETPSPPSDAQPRPQSSTLGAHTQGVRRDLPPASASRSVPIPLLLACVAAAFAMGASVSGLLVSCACRRAHRHRSKDIESPGLPRPLSLRSLARLHGAGPEPPPPPKDGEGALTPQLYTTFLPPPEGVPPPELACLPTPESTPELPVKHLRHPGGPWEWNQNGNNAKEGRGRTRGGNATGGPAPRVLVRPPPPGCPGQAVEVTTLEELLRYLHGPQPPRKEAEPPAAAPFTSRALPPEPTPSPTLFAGSCLLPRDCAPPRRLDVPPEGKGPAPAARPALSAPAPRLGVGGSRRLPFSTHRAPPALLTRVPSGGPSRYSGGAGKHLLYLGRPDGYRGRALKRVDVEKSQGPSKPPLVGPPSQQVVPNGSHFNF comes from the exons ATGCCCCGTACCCCCTACTTCATGCCcttgctgctactgctgctgctcctCTCACTTCCCCACACCCAGGCGGCCTTTCCCCAGGACCCCCTCCCTCTACTGACCTCTGACCTACAAG GTATTTCTCCATTATCCTGGTTCCGGGGCTTGGAGGATGATGCTGTGGTTGCAGAACTTGGGCTGGACTTTCAGAGATTCCTGACCCTGAACCGGACCTTGCTAGTGGCTGCCCG GGATCATGTTTTCTCCTTTGATCTTCAAGCCCAAGAAGAAGGGGAGGGCCTAGTGCCTAACAAG TATCTAACATGGaggagccaagacatggagaacTGTGCCGTGCGGGGGAAGCTGACG GACGAATGCTACAACTACATTCGTGTTCTTGTTCCCTGGAACTCCCAGACACTCCTTGCCTGTGGAACGAACTCATTCAGCCCCATGTGCCGCAGCTATGGG aTAACTTCGCTGCAGCAGGAGGGTGAGGAGCTGAGTGGGCAGGCTCGATGCCCCTTTGATGCCACCCAATCCAATGTGGCCGTCTTTGCAG AGGGCAGCCTGTATTCAGCCACAGCTGCGGATTTCCAAGCCAGTGATGCTGTGGTTTACAGAAGCCTTGGGCCTCAGCCCCCACTCCGCTCCGCCAAGTACGACTCCAAGTGGCTCCGAG agccaCACTTTGTCCATGCTTTGGAGCATGGAGACCACGTCTACTTCTTCTTCCGAGAGGTCTCTGTGGAGGATGCTCGGCTGGGGAGG GTGCAGTTCTCCCGTGTGGCCCGCGTATGTAAGCGTGACATGGGAGGCTCACCTCGGGCCTTGGACCGCCACTGGACATCCTTCCTGAAGCTGCGGCTCAACTGCTCTGTCCCTGGGGACTCTACCTTCTATTTTGACGTCTTACAGGCCTTGACAGGGCCTGTGAACTTGTATGGCCGCTCTGCTCTCTTTGGGGTCTTCACCACCCAGACCAATAG CATCCCTGGCTCTGCAGTCTGCGCCTTCTACCTGGATGATATTGAACGTGGGTTTGAGGGCAAGTTCAAGGAGCAGAGGAGTCTGGATGGGGCCTGGACCCCCGTGTCTGAGGACAGGGTCCCCTCCCCCAG GCCAGGATCCTGTGCAGGAGTAGGTGTAGCTGCCTTGTTCCCCTCTTCTCGAGACCTCCCTGATGATGTCCTGACCTTCATCAAGGCTCACCCACTCCTGGACCCTGCCGTGCCACCTGCCACCCATCAGCCTCTGCTTACCCTTACCAGCAG GGCGCTACTGACCCAAGTAGCTGTGGATGGCATGGCTGGTCCCTACCGTAATACAACGGTCCTGTTCCTTGGCTCCAGTGATGGGACAGTGCTGAAGGTGCTGCCCCCAGGGGGGCAATCTGGGGCCCATGAGCCCATTCTGTTGGAAGAGATCGATGCCTACAGCCCCTCCCG GTGCAGTGGGAAGCGAGCAGCTCAAACAGCAAGGCGGGTCATAGGACTGGAGCTGGACACTGAAGGTCACAGGCTTTTTGTAGCTTTTTCTGGCTGTATCATCTACCTCCCTCTCAGTCGATGTGCCCGGCATGGGGCCTGTCGGAG GAGCTGTCTGGCTTCTCAGGACCCATACTGTGGATGGGATAGCTCCAGAGGCTGTGTGGATATCAGGGGACCTGGTGG GACTGATGTGGATCCAGCTGGGAAACAGGAATCCATGGAAGTTGATGACTGCCAAG ATGGAGCTACTGGAAGTCAGTCTGGCACAGGTGATTCTACTTACG TGCTTCTGGGTCGTGACCCCTCCCCTGAGACCCCCAGCCCCCCCAGTGATGCCCAACCCCGGCCCCAGTCTTCCACTCTTGGAGCTCACACTCAGG GCGTGCGCCGAGACCTccccccagcctcagcctcccgCTCGGtccccatcccactccttctggCCTGTGTGGCTGCAGCCTTCGCCATGGGCGCCTCGGTCTCTGGCCTCTTGGTCTCCTGCGCTTGTCGCCGCGCCCACCGACATCGAAGCAAGGACATCGAGAGTCCAGGGCTCCCGCGCCCTCTTTCCCTTCGTAGCTTGGCCCGGCTGCACGGGGCGGGCCcagagccgccgccgccgcccaaGGACGGAGAGGGGGCGCTGACGCCCCAGCTCTACAccaccttcctgcctcctcccgaGGGCGTACCCCCGCCGGAGctggcctgcctgcccacccCGGAGTCCACGCCGGAGCTGCCGGTCAAGCACCTTCGCCACCCGGGAGGGCCGTGGGAGTGGAATCAGAACGGGAACAACGCCAAGGAAGGCCGGGGCCGCACCCGGGGCGGCAACGCGACCGGCGGTCCCGCGCCGCGCGTGCTGGTGAGGCCGCCGCCGCCTGGCTGTCCCGGGCAGGCCGTGGAAGTCACCACCCTGGAGGAACTGCTGCGCTACCTGCACGGCCCGCAGCCGCCTAGGAAGGAGGCTGAGCCCCCGGCCGCCGCCCCTTTCACCTCGAGGGCGCTGCCGCCcgagcccacccccagccccaccctctttGCCGGCTCCTGCCTGCTCCCTCGGGACTGTGCCCCGCCTCGGAGGCTGGACGTGCCGCCGGAGGGCAAGGGCCCGGCCCCCGCCGCCAGGCCTGCGCTCTCTGCCCCCGCTCCCCGGCTCGGGGTCGGCGGTAGCCGGAGGTTGCCCTTCTCCACGCACCGTGCACCCCCCGCGCTGCTCACCCGAGTCCCCTCGGGAGGCCCCTCCAGGTACTCTGGGGGTGCCGGGAAACACCTCCTGTACCTGGGCCGGCCTGACGGGTACCGGGGCCGCGCCCTCAAGAGGGTGGACGTCGAGAAGTCTCAAGGGCCCTCGAAGCCTCCCCTCGTCGGGCCTCCCTCCCAGCAGGTCGTCCCTAACGGCAGCCATTTCAACTTTTAA
- the SEMA6C gene encoding semaphorin-6C isoform X5: protein MGREMHRSRLWSEVSYPPQTPKGVTTPGISPLSWFRGLEDDAVVAELGLDFQRFLTLNRTLLVAARDHVFSFDLQAQEEGEGLVPNKYLTWRSQDMENCAVRGKLTDECYNYIRVLVPWNSQTLLACGTNSFSPMCRSYGITSLQQEGEELSGQARCPFDATQSNVAVFAEGSLYSATAADFQASDAVVYRSLGPQPPLRSAKYDSKWLREPHFVHALEHGDHVYFFFREVSVEDARLGRVQFSRVARVCKRDMGGSPRALDRHWTSFLKLRLNCSVPGDSTFYFDVLQALTGPVNLYGRSALFGVFTTQTNSIPGSAVCAFYLDDIERGFEGKFKEQRSLDGAWTPVSEDRVPSPRPGSCAGVGVAALFPSSRDLPDDVLTFIKAHPLLDPAVPPATHQPLLTLTSRALLTQVAVDGMAGPYRNTTVLFLGSSDGTVLKVLPPGGQSGAHEPILLEEIDAYSPSRCSGKRAAQTARRVIGLELDTEGHRLFVAFSGCIIYLPLSRCARHGACRRSCLASQDPYCGWDSSRGCVDIRGPGGTDVDPAGKQESMEVDDCQDGATGSQSGTGDSTYVLLGRDPSPETPSPPSDAQPRPQSSTLGAHTQAGVRRDLPPASASRSVPIPLLLACVAAAFAMGASVSGLLVSCACRRAHRHRSKDIESPGLPRPLSLRSLARLHGAGPEPPPPPKDGEGALTPQLYTTFLPPPEGVPPPELACLPTPESTPELPVKHLRHPGGPWEWNQNGNNAKEGRGRTRGGNATGGPAPRVLVRPPPPGCPGQAVEVTTLEELLRYLHGPQPPRKEAEPPAAAPFTSRALPPEPTPSPTLFAGSCLLPRDCAPPRRLDVPPEGKGPAPAARPALSAPAPRLGVGGSRRLPFSTHRAPPALLTRVPSGGPSRYSGGAGKHLLYLGRPDGYRGRALKRVDVEKSQGPSKPPLVGPPSQQVVPNGSHFNF, encoded by the exons ATGGGAAGGGAGATGCATCGTTCCAGACTTTG GTCAGAGGTCTCCTATCCCCCTCAAACCCCCAAAGGAGTCACCACTCCAG GTATTTCTCCATTATCCTGGTTCCGGGGCTTGGAGGATGATGCTGTGGTTGCAGAACTTGGGCTGGACTTTCAGAGATTCCTGACCCTGAACCGGACCTTGCTAGTGGCTGCCCG GGATCATGTTTTCTCCTTTGATCTTCAAGCCCAAGAAGAAGGGGAGGGCCTAGTGCCTAACAAG TATCTAACATGGaggagccaagacatggagaacTGTGCCGTGCGGGGGAAGCTGACG GACGAATGCTACAACTACATTCGTGTTCTTGTTCCCTGGAACTCCCAGACACTCCTTGCCTGTGGAACGAACTCATTCAGCCCCATGTGCCGCAGCTATGGG aTAACTTCGCTGCAGCAGGAGGGTGAGGAGCTGAGTGGGCAGGCTCGATGCCCCTTTGATGCCACCCAATCCAATGTGGCCGTCTTTGCAG AGGGCAGCCTGTATTCAGCCACAGCTGCGGATTTCCAAGCCAGTGATGCTGTGGTTTACAGAAGCCTTGGGCCTCAGCCCCCACTCCGCTCCGCCAAGTACGACTCCAAGTGGCTCCGAG agccaCACTTTGTCCATGCTTTGGAGCATGGAGACCACGTCTACTTCTTCTTCCGAGAGGTCTCTGTGGAGGATGCTCGGCTGGGGAGG GTGCAGTTCTCCCGTGTGGCCCGCGTATGTAAGCGTGACATGGGAGGCTCACCTCGGGCCTTGGACCGCCACTGGACATCCTTCCTGAAGCTGCGGCTCAACTGCTCTGTCCCTGGGGACTCTACCTTCTATTTTGACGTCTTACAGGCCTTGACAGGGCCTGTGAACTTGTATGGCCGCTCTGCTCTCTTTGGGGTCTTCACCACCCAGACCAATAG CATCCCTGGCTCTGCAGTCTGCGCCTTCTACCTGGATGATATTGAACGTGGGTTTGAGGGCAAGTTCAAGGAGCAGAGGAGTCTGGATGGGGCCTGGACCCCCGTGTCTGAGGACAGGGTCCCCTCCCCCAG GCCAGGATCCTGTGCAGGAGTAGGTGTAGCTGCCTTGTTCCCCTCTTCTCGAGACCTCCCTGATGATGTCCTGACCTTCATCAAGGCTCACCCACTCCTGGACCCTGCCGTGCCACCTGCCACCCATCAGCCTCTGCTTACCCTTACCAGCAG GGCGCTACTGACCCAAGTAGCTGTGGATGGCATGGCTGGTCCCTACCGTAATACAACGGTCCTGTTCCTTGGCTCCAGTGATGGGACAGTGCTGAAGGTGCTGCCCCCAGGGGGGCAATCTGGGGCCCATGAGCCCATTCTGTTGGAAGAGATCGATGCCTACAGCCCCTCCCG GTGCAGTGGGAAGCGAGCAGCTCAAACAGCAAGGCGGGTCATAGGACTGGAGCTGGACACTGAAGGTCACAGGCTTTTTGTAGCTTTTTCTGGCTGTATCATCTACCTCCCTCTCAGTCGATGTGCCCGGCATGGGGCCTGTCGGAG GAGCTGTCTGGCTTCTCAGGACCCATACTGTGGATGGGATAGCTCCAGAGGCTGTGTGGATATCAGGGGACCTGGTGG GACTGATGTGGATCCAGCTGGGAAACAGGAATCCATGGAAGTTGATGACTGCCAAG ATGGAGCTACTGGAAGTCAGTCTGGCACAGGTGATTCTACTTACG TGCTTCTGGGTCGTGACCCCTCCCCTGAGACCCCCAGCCCCCCCAGTGATGCCCAACCCCGGCCCCAGTCTTCCACTCTTGGAGCTCACACTCAGG CAGGCGTGCGCCGAGACCTccccccagcctcagcctcccgCTCGGtccccatcccactccttctggCCTGTGTGGCTGCAGCCTTCGCCATGGGCGCCTCGGTCTCTGGCCTCTTGGTCTCCTGCGCTTGTCGCCGCGCCCACCGACATCGAAGCAAGGACATCGAGAGTCCAGGGCTCCCGCGCCCTCTTTCCCTTCGTAGCTTGGCCCGGCTGCACGGGGCGGGCCcagagccgccgccgccgcccaaGGACGGAGAGGGGGCGCTGACGCCCCAGCTCTACAccaccttcctgcctcctcccgaGGGCGTACCCCCGCCGGAGctggcctgcctgcccacccCGGAGTCCACGCCGGAGCTGCCGGTCAAGCACCTTCGCCACCCGGGAGGGCCGTGGGAGTGGAATCAGAACGGGAACAACGCCAAGGAAGGCCGGGGCCGCACCCGGGGCGGCAACGCGACCGGCGGTCCCGCGCCGCGCGTGCTGGTGAGGCCGCCGCCGCCTGGCTGTCCCGGGCAGGCCGTGGAAGTCACCACCCTGGAGGAACTGCTGCGCTACCTGCACGGCCCGCAGCCGCCTAGGAAGGAGGCTGAGCCCCCGGCCGCCGCCCCTTTCACCTCGAGGGCGCTGCCGCCcgagcccacccccagccccaccctctttGCCGGCTCCTGCCTGCTCCCTCGGGACTGTGCCCCGCCTCGGAGGCTGGACGTGCCGCCGGAGGGCAAGGGCCCGGCCCCCGCCGCCAGGCCTGCGCTCTCTGCCCCCGCTCCCCGGCTCGGGGTCGGCGGTAGCCGGAGGTTGCCCTTCTCCACGCACCGTGCACCCCCCGCGCTGCTCACCCGAGTCCCCTCGGGAGGCCCCTCCAGGTACTCTGGGGGTGCCGGGAAACACCTCCTGTACCTGGGCCGGCCTGACGGGTACCGGGGCCGCGCCCTCAAGAGGGTGGACGTCGAGAAGTCTCAAGGGCCCTCGAAGCCTCCCCTCGTCGGGCCTCCCTCCCAGCAGGTCGTCCCTAACGGCAGCCATTTCAACTTTTAA
- the SEMA6C gene encoding semaphorin-6C isoform X3 → MPRTPYFMPLLLLLLLLSLPHTQAAFPQDPLPLLTSDLQGISPLSWFRGLEDDAVVAELGLDFQRFLTLNRTLLVAARDHVFSFDLQAQEEGEGLVPNKYLTWRSQDMENCAVRGKLTDECYNYIRVLVPWNSQTLLACGTNSFSPMCRSYGITSLQQEGEELSGQARCPFDATQSNVAVFAEGSLYSATAADFQASDAVVYRSLGPQPPLRSAKYDSKWLREPHFVHALEHGDHVYFFFREVSVEDARLGRVQFSRVARVCKRDMGGSPRALDRHWTSFLKLRLNCSVPGDSTFYFDVLQALTGPVNLYGRSALFGVFTTQTNSIPGSAVCAFYLDDIERGFEGKFKEQRSLDGAWTPVSEDRVPSPRPGSCAGVGVAALFPSSRDLPDDVLTFIKAHPLLDPAVPPATHQPLLTLTSRALLTQVAVDGMAGPYRNTTVLFLGSSDGTVLKVLPPGGQSGAHEPILLEEIDAYSPSRCSGKRAAQTARRVIGLELDTEGHRLFVAFSGCIIYLPLSRCARHGACRRSCLASQDPYCGWDSSRGCVDIRGPGGTDVDPAGKQESMEVDDCQDGATGSQSGTGDSTYVLLGRDPSPETPSPPSDAQPRPQSSTLGAHTQAGVRRDLPPASASRSVPIPLLLACVAAAFAMGASVSGLLVSCACRRAHRHRSKDIESPGLPRPLSLRSLARLHGAGPEPPPPPKDGEGALTPQLYTTFLPPPEGVPPPELACLPTPESTPELPVKHLRHPGGPWEWNQNGNNAKEGRGRTRGGNATGGPAPRVLVRPPPPGCPGQAVEVTTLEELLRYLHGPQPPRKEAEPPAAAPFTSRALPPEPTPSPTLFAGSCLLPRDCAPPRRLDVPPEGKGPAPAARPALSAPAPRLGVGGSRRLPFSTHRAPPALLTRVPSGGPSRYSGGAGKHLLYLGRPDGYRGRALKRVDVEKSQGPSKPPLVGPPSQQVVPNGSHFNF, encoded by the exons ATGCCCCGTACCCCCTACTTCATGCCcttgctgctactgctgctgctcctCTCACTTCCCCACACCCAGGCGGCCTTTCCCCAGGACCCCCTCCCTCTACTGACCTCTGACCTACAAG GTATTTCTCCATTATCCTGGTTCCGGGGCTTGGAGGATGATGCTGTGGTTGCAGAACTTGGGCTGGACTTTCAGAGATTCCTGACCCTGAACCGGACCTTGCTAGTGGCTGCCCG GGATCATGTTTTCTCCTTTGATCTTCAAGCCCAAGAAGAAGGGGAGGGCCTAGTGCCTAACAAG TATCTAACATGGaggagccaagacatggagaacTGTGCCGTGCGGGGGAAGCTGACG GACGAATGCTACAACTACATTCGTGTTCTTGTTCCCTGGAACTCCCAGACACTCCTTGCCTGTGGAACGAACTCATTCAGCCCCATGTGCCGCAGCTATGGG aTAACTTCGCTGCAGCAGGAGGGTGAGGAGCTGAGTGGGCAGGCTCGATGCCCCTTTGATGCCACCCAATCCAATGTGGCCGTCTTTGCAG AGGGCAGCCTGTATTCAGCCACAGCTGCGGATTTCCAAGCCAGTGATGCTGTGGTTTACAGAAGCCTTGGGCCTCAGCCCCCACTCCGCTCCGCCAAGTACGACTCCAAGTGGCTCCGAG agccaCACTTTGTCCATGCTTTGGAGCATGGAGACCACGTCTACTTCTTCTTCCGAGAGGTCTCTGTGGAGGATGCTCGGCTGGGGAGG GTGCAGTTCTCCCGTGTGGCCCGCGTATGTAAGCGTGACATGGGAGGCTCACCTCGGGCCTTGGACCGCCACTGGACATCCTTCCTGAAGCTGCGGCTCAACTGCTCTGTCCCTGGGGACTCTACCTTCTATTTTGACGTCTTACAGGCCTTGACAGGGCCTGTGAACTTGTATGGCCGCTCTGCTCTCTTTGGGGTCTTCACCACCCAGACCAATAG CATCCCTGGCTCTGCAGTCTGCGCCTTCTACCTGGATGATATTGAACGTGGGTTTGAGGGCAAGTTCAAGGAGCAGAGGAGTCTGGATGGGGCCTGGACCCCCGTGTCTGAGGACAGGGTCCCCTCCCCCAG GCCAGGATCCTGTGCAGGAGTAGGTGTAGCTGCCTTGTTCCCCTCTTCTCGAGACCTCCCTGATGATGTCCTGACCTTCATCAAGGCTCACCCACTCCTGGACCCTGCCGTGCCACCTGCCACCCATCAGCCTCTGCTTACCCTTACCAGCAG GGCGCTACTGACCCAAGTAGCTGTGGATGGCATGGCTGGTCCCTACCGTAATACAACGGTCCTGTTCCTTGGCTCCAGTGATGGGACAGTGCTGAAGGTGCTGCCCCCAGGGGGGCAATCTGGGGCCCATGAGCCCATTCTGTTGGAAGAGATCGATGCCTACAGCCCCTCCCG GTGCAGTGGGAAGCGAGCAGCTCAAACAGCAAGGCGGGTCATAGGACTGGAGCTGGACACTGAAGGTCACAGGCTTTTTGTAGCTTTTTCTGGCTGTATCATCTACCTCCCTCTCAGTCGATGTGCCCGGCATGGGGCCTGTCGGAG GAGCTGTCTGGCTTCTCAGGACCCATACTGTGGATGGGATAGCTCCAGAGGCTGTGTGGATATCAGGGGACCTGGTGG GACTGATGTGGATCCAGCTGGGAAACAGGAATCCATGGAAGTTGATGACTGCCAAG ATGGAGCTACTGGAAGTCAGTCTGGCACAGGTGATTCTACTTACG TGCTTCTGGGTCGTGACCCCTCCCCTGAGACCCCCAGCCCCCCCAGTGATGCCCAACCCCGGCCCCAGTCTTCCACTCTTGGAGCTCACACTCAGG CAGGCGTGCGCCGAGACCTccccccagcctcagcctcccgCTCGGtccccatcccactccttctggCCTGTGTGGCTGCAGCCTTCGCCATGGGCGCCTCGGTCTCTGGCCTCTTGGTCTCCTGCGCTTGTCGCCGCGCCCACCGACATCGAAGCAAGGACATCGAGAGTCCAGGGCTCCCGCGCCCTCTTTCCCTTCGTAGCTTGGCCCGGCTGCACGGGGCGGGCCcagagccgccgccgccgcccaaGGACGGAGAGGGGGCGCTGACGCCCCAGCTCTACAccaccttcctgcctcctcccgaGGGCGTACCCCCGCCGGAGctggcctgcctgcccacccCGGAGTCCACGCCGGAGCTGCCGGTCAAGCACCTTCGCCACCCGGGAGGGCCGTGGGAGTGGAATCAGAACGGGAACAACGCCAAGGAAGGCCGGGGCCGCACCCGGGGCGGCAACGCGACCGGCGGTCCCGCGCCGCGCGTGCTGGTGAGGCCGCCGCCGCCTGGCTGTCCCGGGCAGGCCGTGGAAGTCACCACCCTGGAGGAACTGCTGCGCTACCTGCACGGCCCGCAGCCGCCTAGGAAGGAGGCTGAGCCCCCGGCCGCCGCCCCTTTCACCTCGAGGGCGCTGCCGCCcgagcccacccccagccccaccctctttGCCGGCTCCTGCCTGCTCCCTCGGGACTGTGCCCCGCCTCGGAGGCTGGACGTGCCGCCGGAGGGCAAGGGCCCGGCCCCCGCCGCCAGGCCTGCGCTCTCTGCCCCCGCTCCCCGGCTCGGGGTCGGCGGTAGCCGGAGGTTGCCCTTCTCCACGCACCGTGCACCCCCCGCGCTGCTCACCCGAGTCCCCTCGGGAGGCCCCTCCAGGTACTCTGGGGGTGCCGGGAAACACCTCCTGTACCTGGGCCGGCCTGACGGGTACCGGGGCCGCGCCCTCAAGAGGGTGGACGTCGAGAAGTCTCAAGGGCCCTCGAAGCCTCCCCTCGTCGGGCCTCCCTCCCAGCAGGTCGTCCCTAACGGCAGCCATTTCAACTTTTAA